A segment of the uncultured Desulfobulbus sp. genome:
TTGAAAGTTTGTGCCTTCGTGAGTTCTTGTTGAGAAGTCTTCCCGAAAAAGTTCTTTGAAATATGCTTGGAAAGCCAAAGAGAAAAAAAATAGGCTGTAAAAGGACGTCATTGGGCTGGTTTTCACGCCCCAGTGCCTGCTGGCCCGCAATATGTTCAAGCCGATGGCCTTCATGAAGGCGGCAAACCGCACTGCTTTCATGCCACGAACCCGGAGATGTTTGACACCGGTGCGCCGGTCGAATTCCGACATGGTCGCCTCAACGCCGGCCCGGTACCGGTACTTCTCCCTGAACTCCGGGCTTTCTTCTTCCTGTCGCCGTCGGGCCAGGCGGATATCCTTGTCGGTGTAGCGGTAGTAATAGCCCTTTTTTCCGATGGAGACGGGGCACCGGTCAAACGAGGAGCAGTTCTGACAAACAGCGATGGGGAAGAGTGCGCTGTAGCCGGATTTTGATTTCTTCACCGTGTCGGGTGCCGTGACCTGGGGGCAGGTGAGAACCTTGCCCTGGTCATCAAGGGTGAATTCGGTCAGGTTGAACTTCTTCTGATTGCCCGGCATGACCGGGGAGATGACTGCCACCTGATGCTCCTGCAGGGCCGTTTCACAATTGCTGTCGCTGCCGTAGAGGGAATCGGCCAGCATTTGCTGCGGCAGCATCGCCTTCTGCTCCAGTTGGGCCAAGGCGGGCAGGAGGGCATTGGCATCATGCTGATCCGCGGATTCCACCGCCACCTGCGTGATCAGGGATGGTCCACGCTCATCGGTGGTGGTGTAGTTTTCCACCAACTGCACCTGATACCCTTGGCCTTTATGACTGCTGTAGCCGGCATCCGCATCGGAGGGGTTTTGCAGTGAATCGGAGGGCACCTCCTTGTTCGGCCGGGCCACGGCTTTCTTGCCAGAATCGGCGGTGGTGTCTTCCTCGATGACACACTGTTCGGCGAACAACCGGCTCAGCAGTTTGAAGCTCTGCATGGTGCTGACCTCGTCCACGGCGGCAAAACGCTCGGTCAAGAGCAGCACATCCGCAGCCAACTGATCAAGGGTGCGGGTGGACTCGGTGGGTTTGACCATGGCGAACAAAGACGCCTGCGATTTGCTCAGATACCGTTGGGTCAACTCCGTGTCGAGTTGATCAAAGTGTTCCCGGTGGTGTCGCTTCAGGTTGACGAGGAACTTCTTGATCGTTTTGGTGAACAACCCGATACGACCCAGATTGCGCATGTTGGATTTGACATGCACCGAGTCCATGCGCTGCTTATTCATATCGGCCTTGAGCAACTTGGCCAGGATGCCCAGGGAGGCATCAAATATCTCGGCATAGCTCGCATCCGAGGCCAGGTGATCGCGCATGGTCCAGAGCGTTTTGTGGCTGAGGTATACAGCCGCGTCGGAGCACGAGGTGATGTTGAGGGCATAGTGCCACTGGATATTGAAACAGAACTGCTCAACCGCCTCCTGATCAGTACAATCATGCATTTGCTGGAGGATCATCACCCCCATCATGGCATACAGTTCCTTGGTGGGTCGGCCATTGTAGTCATGATAATGGTGGCGCAGGGACTCCACCGGGAGTTCAGGCAGGATATGCTTCTGAAAAAGACCTGCCCATGAGTTATCCAGGAGGGCGCGTCGTTTGGGTCCCAAATGGGCCCATGGGTCGAGGATGTTGAGCTGTTTGTGGTTTTTCACGTGAAACATTATCTCGTCTCGCATTTAATTGATATTACGCAAATATATTAACAGAATGCGAGAAAAATGACAATGGTAATCCAGACGTTAATCCTGGAAAATTAACCAGTTAAATAGAAATACTTTTTACGACGCCATCAATTTTAAGCAGTTGTATCATACCTAACACATTAAGGAGGTTAACAATGAAATCATGGACAATTCTTTCCAGATATTTCCCCCTGAATGTTTTTGTCTTTCTCCTTCTGTTTAGTATCGGAACAAACACTATCATGGCGACAGAACCGCAGATAGCCATCAAGAAATATGATCCAGTTGCTTATTTTACTGAGAACAAGGCTATGCAGGGAACGGATGAATATTCTTACATCTACCATAACATGGCTTGGTATTTTTCAAGCCAGAATAACCGTGATCTCTTTGTTGCAGATCCTCAGGCGTACGCTCCCCAGTATGACGGTTATTGCGCCTGGGCAATGACCGAGTCCAGGCTCGCACAGACTGACCCGAAGGTTTGGAAGATCGTCGATGGTAAATTGTATCTGAACTGTAGCAAAGCTGCTTATGAGAAATGGGCCAGGGATATTCCTGCCCACATCAAAATGGCGGATCGTATATGGGCAGAGACGTTTTCCGGGGAATAGTAACCGTTCGAGGATATGCCCTATTTTTAAAGATTCCAGAATGTATCCCGGTATACCGGGAAAGCCTTGAGCGGCATGAGGAGTATAAGGCTTAACTCCCGGTTTCGGTGTATTGGAAATAGTATGCCCCCCAATTAAAGGGGCGGCTACAGGATATGCAGCTTCTGGATATCTTCAAAAATTACATAATATCCAGTTAGGTGATGCCCAAAATCAGTGCTTCGAGAACGGATTAGCTGGAAACGCTGAATGATAACTGGAAACCGGCCAACAACTTTTTATTGGCTTTGCAAATTCAACCTAGGTTGTGCCACTCAGGCAACAACCATGGCGTGTTCTGTTTGTTTTGCCTCAGTTGGAAATGGAGAATCGCTCCTGGTAAGTTAGAGAGTTAATAGTTTCCACGGCAGCCTGAGCGGGATGCGGTGTGGATTGGCTTTTTTTCTCTTGGCGTTTTTGTTTTCTAATCTCTCTGGCGGCCTCGAGTTTCTTGTCACGTTCTTTGAAAATTTGTTCGGCTCGGCCTTCCAATTTATCCTTGGGGGCAATATAGCCTATGGAGCTATGGAGCCGTTCTTCGTTATAGTAACGAATATATTCTGCTATCTGTTCTCGTGATTCTTCGACCGACAGTGCGACTTTGGGGCGAATACATTCAGACTTGATCGTTTTGTGATAACGCTCCATTTTGCCATTACCCTCTGGATGAAATGGCGATGTCCGAACGTGGCTCATACCTGTCAATCGAATGAATTCCTTGAAATCCTTGGCAATGAATTGAGGACCATTGTCTGAAATTATCCTGGGCGTTGCTTCTGGAAATTTCTCCCGGGCTCGTTGCAAAATGGTTTCGACGTCTTTCTCGGTCATCGTTTCGCGCAGCTCACTGTGAACAAGGTAGCGGCTGCAACCGTCAAGAAGGCTGCACAAATAGTAAAATGTGCCACATAGGTTGACGTAAGAAACGTCAATGTGCCAGTGCTCGTGAGGCTTCAGGGGCTGTACAAAACCAGTTCCCTTTTTACTGGCTTTACCGTTCCAGCGTCTGAGCAACCCGGCAGCACTTAACACACGGTAAACGCTGCTGGGGCTAACAGCAACAATATCTCTATCAAGCATCATAAAGGTCTGACGTCTATAGCCTTCCAGGGGGTGTTTCAGATAAAAATTGATAATTGCTTGCTTCTCCCAGTCTTCGAGCCAGAAGTCGCGGGGTACCTGGCCGTTATGCTCGTTGGCTTTTCCATAGCGGCTTTGCCAGTTGTAATACTTACTGGGAGCAATCCCCAGCCAGGCAATAAAGTGCGTCACAGCGATAGCGGACTTCTTGGCCCAATGCTTGACAAAGTCGATCACGCTATCGCGGAGGTCGTGGGGAACCCAGGACGCTTTTAACGTTCCCCAAGATCTTTTTTTAATTGAACGTGTTCCTCCATCAGTTCAGAGAGGACCTCATTCTTGGTTCGCAGCTTGGCCTCAAGTAGCTCAATCCGTTTTTGGTCAGCAGTCTTTTGACGGCCATGAGCCTTCTCGAATGCGGCAGCACCGTTCTCAAAGAACTCTTTTTGCCAGCGGTAGAAAACCGTTGGTTGCAGGTCATATTCATCGCACAGGTCTGAGATCGGAACCTGGTCAACAAGGTGCCGTTTCAGAATGACGACCTTTTCCTGGCCTGTGTAGTTTTTTCGTTGTTTGCGCATGGTGAATTCCTCCGTCGTTGTAGACTAACTCATACGGGGAAATTCTCCAATTCTCGCTGAACCAAAACATGTTAGCCCAGAATACAGTATGTGAAAATTACAAAGAAGAAAAGCATCAAGCGAAAATGTCGCCCAATTCACAGCGGGTTATTTTTCCCGACAAAACGCTGCTTGTTGCATTGACAAGTCGCAGCTTCCAGCGCTGGACCTTAATACAGAGTATGAGCACCGAAAACATGGTTGAAAACGAAATGTCACCAATCTTCCTTGAACTGGGTAAAGCATTGTTCATCTGCCAGTCTCTCGAAGTTAATTTACGCTCTTTAAATGCTCAACTGAGGCATGATGAAGCCGATGGAGAAGAAGAGACATTTGGCTCATCATTGGATTTCTACTCAAATGAGACGTTGGGTCAGTCAATCAATAATCTTCGCAAGCGAATTGACCTCTCATCGGACTTGAGTGACTATCTTGAGTCCGGTCTTAAAATTCGCAACGAAATCGTGCATGACTCCATGGCCAAGAATATCCAGAGATTCGCGTGTCCCAAAGGCCGGCTGGAAGTGGAATCTGAACTCGCTTTCATGAAAAGGGAAGTCCAGAAGCGAGACGTGCTAGTGAATAAATTGCTGAATTCTCTCTTTGCCAAGAATGAGAGTGAGTTCCGGGGACGCCAGATGTAATTGATTGGGGCCATACCAAGATTTCTTAGCTGGTGCTATCCCGCATGTATCCCGATGTATCGGGAAGGTCTTGAATTGCAAGGAGGGCACCGGGTTTAACTTCTGATCTCCGGTTTATTGGAAAAGTCTTGACCGGTTAGGGAAAGACACTGCTTATTTAATCGCGATCACCCAGCCACTTTTTGTCTTTTGACTTTGTCTTTTTCACGAATCTAACTCGGATTATTGTTTTAAATTGTTGAAATTGTGCGAATAAGCTACGCGATTTGCGGTTAAAATTAGGCATATCGGAAAAAAATAATTTCAGACAATCGCAGTATGGTTAATTGGAAGAGAAAGAACCTTATGAAAAAGAATGTTTTTTTCAATCTAAATGGACTGATCTTTAGCATTCCAATGATAACAATTCTATGGTTAACATTTGTTGAACCAGATCTATTTAAAAATGAATTTAATAATTATATTCTTACTTTTTGGCTTATAATGATAATTGCAACATTACCATGGTCTATTGCTATATTTATTGCAGGTTTTTTTGCTGTTTTTTCAAAAGAATGGTGGGGTGAGCCTGTATTTTATATTTGTATTGTGAG
Coding sequences within it:
- a CDS encoding transposase, whose protein sequence is MFHVKNHKQLNILDPWAHLGPKRRALLDNSWAGLFQKHILPELPVESLRHHYHDYNGRPTKELYAMMGVMILQQMHDCTDQEAVEQFCFNIQWHYALNITSCSDAAVYLSHKTLWTMRDHLASDASYAEIFDASLGILAKLLKADMNKQRMDSVHVKSNMRNLGRIGLFTKTIKKFLVNLKRHHREHFDQLDTELTQRYLSKSQASLFAMVKPTESTRTLDQLAADVLLLTERFAAVDEVSTMQSFKLLSRLFAEQCVIEEDTTADSGKKAVARPNKEVPSDSLQNPSDADAGYSSHKGQGYQVQLVENYTTTDERGPSLITQVAVESADQHDANALLPALAQLEQKAMLPQQMLADSLYGSDSNCETALQEHQVAVISPVMPGNQKKFNLTEFTLDDQGKVLTCPQVTAPDTVKKSKSGYSALFPIAVCQNCSSFDRCPVSIGKKGYYYRYTDKDIRLARRRQEEESPEFREKYRYRAGVEATMSEFDRRTGVKHLRVRGMKAVRFAAFMKAIGLNILRASRHWGVKTSPMTSFYSLFFFSLAFQAYFKELFREDFSTRTHEGTNFQPVASFRANWAV
- a CDS encoding YHS domain-containing (seleno)protein — translated: MKSWTILSRYFPLNVFVFLLLFSIGTNTIMATEPQIAIKKYDPVAYFTENKAMQGTDEYSYIYHNMAWYFSSQNNRDLFVADPQAYAPQYDGYCAWAMTESRLAQTDPKVWKIVDGKLYLNCSKAAYEKWARDIPAHIKMADRIWAETFSGE
- a CDS encoding IS3 family transposase, with amino-acid sequence MIDFVKHWAKKSAIAVTHFIAWLGIAPSKYYNWQSRYGKANEHNGQVPRDFWLEDWEKQAIINFYLKHPLEGYRRQTFMMLDRDIVAVSPSSVYRVLSAAGLLRRWNGKASKKGTGFVQPLKPHEHWHIDVSYVNLCGTFYYLCSLLDGCSRYLVHSELRETMTEKDVETILQRAREKFPEATPRIISDNGPQFIAKDFKEFIRLTGMSHVRTSPFHPEGNGKMERYHKTIKSECIRPKVALSVEESREQIAEYIRYYNEERLHSSIGYIAPKDKLEGRAEQIFKERDKKLEAAREIRKQKRQEKKSQSTPHPAQAAVETINSLTYQERFSISN
- a CDS encoding transposase; this translates as MRKQRKNYTGQEKVVILKRHLVDQVPISDLCDEYDLQPTVFYRWQKEFFENGAAAFEKAHGRQKTADQKRIELLEAKLRTKNEVLSELMEEHVQLKKDLGER